The proteins below are encoded in one region of Danio rerio strain Tuebingen ecotype United States chromosome 14, GRCz12tu, whole genome shotgun sequence:
- the spata4 gene encoding spermatogenesis-associated protein 4 produces MAYSLSPKKAGLPREVLKWLQSLDLSFFPKNVRRDFSNGYLVAEIFSWYFPRDFQMHSFDNGTSLAAKQSNWSQIEKFFVKQNISLVKEMIDGTIHCKPGAAELLVQEIYTILTNRSIQAIQRVEQGFTDKPYQDQLPMVARATASVSIKSNLSLTEVKAEPNIITNQRKVLAIIHRHLEQRKEERVQDPKRFNVKPTLGEQAVRLLAHQHEPNLQMNTSQAAC; encoded by the exons ATGGCCTATTCACTGTCGCCAAAGAAGGCTGGTCTGCCACGAGAGGTTTTGAAATGGCTGCAAAGTCTTGATTTATCGTTTTTCCCAAAAAACGTTCGCAG AGACTTTTCCAATGGATACCTCGTGGCAGAAATATTTTCCTGGTACTTCCCAAGGGATTTTCAAATGCACTCCTTTGATAATGGAACTTCATTGGCTGCCAAACAATCAAATTGGTCCCAAATTGAGAAA TTTTTTGTGAAGCAAAACATCAGTCTGGTCAAGGAGATGATAGATGGCACAATCCACTGTAAACCTGGAGCTGCAGAGCTTCTTGTACAGGAGATTTACACCATCCTGACAAACAGAAG TATCCAGGCCATCCAGAGGGTGGAGCAAGGCTTTACAGATAAACCTTACCAAGACCAGTTGCCTATGGTGGCCCGAGCCACAGCCTCAGTGTCCATAAAGAGCAACCTGAGTCTCACTGAGGTTAAAGCTGAACCAAACATCATCACCAATCAGCGCAAGGTCCTCGCCATCATACACAGGCACTTAGAGCAAAGAAAAGAGGAGAGAGTCCAAGACCCAA AACGCTTCAATGTTAAGCCCACTCTTGGAGAACAGGCTGTCAGATTGTTAGCCCACCAGCATGAGCCAAATCTACAGATGAACACCAGTCAAGCAGCTTGTTAA
- the spata4 gene encoding spermatogenesis-associated protein 4 isoform X1 gives MAYSLSPKKAGLPREVLKWLQSLDLSFFPKNVRSIQAIQRVEQGFTDKPYQDQLPMVARATASVSIKSNLSLTEVKAEPNIITNQRKVLAIIHRHLEQRKEERVQDPKRFNVKPTLGEQAVRLLAHQHEPNLQMNTSQAAC, from the exons ATGGCCTATTCACTGTCGCCAAAGAAGGCTGGTCTGCCACGAGAGGTTTTGAAATGGCTGCAAAGTCTTGATTTATCGTTTTTCCCAAAAAACGTTCGCAG TATCCAGGCCATCCAGAGGGTGGAGCAAGGCTTTACAGATAAACCTTACCAAGACCAGTTGCCTATGGTGGCCCGAGCCACAGCCTCAGTGTCCATAAAGAGCAACCTGAGTCTCACTGAGGTTAAAGCTGAACCAAACATCATCACCAATCAGCGCAAGGTCCTCGCCATCATACACAGGCACTTAGAGCAAAGAAAAGAGGAGAGAGTCCAAGACCCAA AACGCTTCAATGTTAAGCCCACTCTTGGAGAACAGGCTGTCAGATTGTTAGCCCACCAGCATGAGCCAAATCTACAGATGAACACCAGTCAAGCAGCTTGTTAA
- the asb5a gene encoding uncharacterized protein isoform X2 produces MKGGHDDDDDVWNASAVILDIDSGSWADRSALHDAASQGRLLALKTLIAQGHSVNVLTIDHISPLHEACIGGHVACARALVDAGANVNVTAIDGVTPLFRACSAGSLACLELLLQSDARPQALAIFQPSPIHEAASRGHSKCVEMLVSWGVDVDFEIPHMGTPLYTACRCKEFLCARKLLDGGANVQRGSYMETPLHAASQKDCLSIVKLLLEFGADVNARNLQYKRAVEVAPPGSLTEGFLLIYEATPRSLSQLCRQQIRERLGRSRLHLLPHLPLPKAMKNFLQYR; encoded by the exons GGTCTTGGGCAGACCGATCGGCTCTACATGATGCTGCAAGCCAAGGACGTCTGCTGGCCCTCAAGACCCTCATTGCTCAG GGCCACAGTGTGAATGTGCTGACGATAGACCACATTAGCCCTCTTCATGAGGCCTGCATAGGGGGCCATGTTGCCTGTGCCAGAGCGCTGGTAGATGCTGGAGCCAAC GTGAATGTGACAGCTATAGATGGAGTGACTCCATTGTTTCGTGCCTGTTCTGCTGGCAGTTTGGCATGTCTAGAGCTGCTTTTGCAGAGCGATGCCAGACCACAAGCCCTGGCCATATTCCAGCCTTCACCCATCCATGAGGCAGCCAGCAGGG GCCACAGCAAGTGTGTGGAGATGCTGGTTTCATGGGGTGTGGATGTGGACTTTGAAATCCCTCACATGGGGACCCCTCTCTACACCGCCTGCCGATGTAAAGAGTTCCTATGTGCCCGCAAGCTGCTTGATGGAG GTGCAAATGTGCAGAGAGGTTCATATATGGAGACTCCTCTTCATGCGGCATCTCAGAAAGATTGTCTAAGCATTGTGAAACTCTTGCTGGAATTTGGGGCAGACGTAAATGCACGCAACCTGCAGTATAAACGGGCCGTTGAGGTTGCTCCTCCAGGGAGCCTTACAGAGGGTTTCCTATTGATTTATGAAG CGACACCTCGTTCTCTGAGTCAACTTTGCCGTCAGCAAATCAGGGAGAGGTTGGGACGTTCCCGACTGCATCTTCTACCTCATTTGCCTCTCCCTAAAGCAATGAAGAACTTTCTACAATACAGATAA